From the genome of Scytonema hofmannii PCC 7110, one region includes:
- a CDS encoding NAD(P)H-quinone oxidoreductase subunit N: MDFANLASQLNAGTILPEGIVILTLLGVLIVDLIVGRTSSRWIGYLAIAGLLTAIVALYFQWDNTDPISFLGAFNSDDLSIVFRGIIALSAAVTILMSIRYVEQSGTALAEFIAILLTATLGGMFLSGASELVMIFISLETLSISSYLLTGYTKRDPRSNEAALKYLLIGASSTAVFLYGVSLLYGLSGGQTQLSAIANGIATSGFGQSLGLVISLVFVIAGIGFKISAAPFHQWTPDVYEGAPTPVIAFLSVGSKAAGFALAIRLLTTAFPLVAEEWKFVFTALAVLSMILGNVVALAQTSMKRMLAYSSIAQAGFIMIGLVAGTEAGYSSMIFYLFVYLFMNLCGFICVILFSLRTGTDQITEYSGLYQKDPLLTLGLSIALLSLGGIPPLAGFFGKIYLFWAGWQAGEYGLVLLGLITTVVSIYYYIRVVRMMVVKEPHEMSDVVKNYPDVRWNLPGYRPIQVGLIVTLVATSVIGILSNPIFTLANNSIANTPILQSITHSTVKAESVPTLLEENSVSLNP; this comes from the coding sequence ATGGATTTTGCTAATCTTGCTTCCCAGTTAAATGCTGGAACCATATTGCCAGAGGGAATTGTCATTCTTACCCTCTTGGGGGTTTTGATTGTTGACTTGATTGTAGGGCGGACATCCTCACGCTGGATTGGGTATCTAGCGATCGCGGGTTTGTTGACTGCTATTGTCGCCCTGTATTTCCAATGGGATAACACAGATCCCATTTCCTTTCTTGGTGCCTTTAATAGTGACGACCTCAGCATCGTCTTTCGCGGTATCATCGCTTTGTCTGCTGCCGTGACGATTTTGATGTCGATTCGCTATGTCGAACAAAGCGGCACTGCTTTAGCCGAGTTTATAGCGATTTTGCTTACCGCTACCCTAGGAGGAATGTTTTTATCAGGGGCTAGCGAGCTAGTGATGATCTTCATCTCTCTAGAAACCCTCAGTATTTCCTCTTACTTGCTCACAGGTTATACAAAGCGCGACCCCCGTTCTAATGAAGCAGCACTAAAATACTTGTTGATTGGCGCTTCAAGCACAGCAGTGTTTTTGTATGGGGTTTCGTTGCTTTATGGCTTATCCGGCGGACAAACACAATTGAGTGCGATCGCCAATGGAATTGCCACATCTGGCTTCGGTCAATCTCTGGGCTTAGTCATTTCTTTGGTGTTTGTAATTGCAGGAATTGGCTTCAAAATTTCTGCCGCCCCCTTTCATCAGTGGACACCGGACGTTTACGAAGGCGCACCCACTCCAGTGATTGCTTTCTTATCCGTTGGTTCTAAAGCTGCTGGATTTGCCCTAGCTATCCGCCTGCTGACAACCGCCTTCCCCCTAGTCGCTGAAGAGTGGAAGTTTGTCTTCACTGCCCTCGCCGTTTTAAGTATGATTTTGGGTAACGTAGTCGCCCTTGCTCAAACCAGCATGAAACGGATGTTGGCTTATTCTTCCATTGCTCAAGCCGGATTTATCATGATTGGCTTGGTAGCAGGTACTGAGGCAGGGTATTCAAGTATGATTTTTTACCTGTTTGTTTACCTGTTCATGAATCTGTGCGGTTTCATCTGCGTAATTCTATTCTCTTTACGGACAGGAACAGACCAAATCACAGAATACTCTGGTTTGTATCAGAAAGACCCACTCCTCACTTTAGGATTGAGTATTGCTTTACTCTCATTAGGTGGTATTCCACCACTAGCCGGATTTTTCGGCAAAATCTACCTGTTCTGGGCTGGTTGGCAAGCCGGAGAGTACGGTTTAGTCTTGCTTGGCTTAATCACTACTGTGGTTTCCATCTACTATTATATCCGTGTTGTCAGGATGATGGTAGTTAAGGAGCCTCATGAGATGTCTGACGTAGTTAAGAATTATCCAGACGTGCGTTGGAATCTACCCGGTTACAGACCCATACAGGTAGGGTTGATTGTAACATTAGTTGCCACTTCCGTAATTGGGATTTTATCAAATCCCATCTTCACGCTGGCTAACAATTCGATAGCGAATACTCCTATTTTGCAGTCGATTACACATTCAACGGTTAAAGCGGAAAGTGTTCCTACCTTGTTAGAGGAAAATTCTGTCAGTCTTAACCCGTAA